Proteins encoded in a region of the Candidatus Methanomethylophilaceae archaeon genome:
- a CDS encoding CDP-alcohol phosphatidyltransferase family protein — MSIDWRRYIECLDHENLNASEKYVYNPLAVPLGGICLKIRATPNAITAFWGLLMIVASIGFYFGDYILNILCGIAWVIAYALDCTDGPVARYTGLKSPRGDYLDGVNHRVSYPLLMFFIGHSAYAAGCKPILGFGFDPVAYLILGVAAGICMVLIIDLTNIYNRLMPEETIDGNEGSLGVEGKRFAGRKGVAALFMLNPVAFTNMIVLIPIFAALDRLDIFIIFYGIMYPLGAMVRYAIYLRKLPKPM, encoded by the coding sequence ATGAGCATCGATTGGCGCCGTTATATCGAGTGTTTGGACCACGAGAACCTCAACGCGTCCGAGAAGTACGTATACAATCCTCTGGCCGTTCCGCTCGGAGGGATATGCCTCAAAATCCGCGCCACCCCGAACGCCATAACCGCCTTCTGGGGCCTCCTGATGATCGTCGCTTCCATTGGGTTCTATTTCGGGGATTACATCCTGAACATCCTCTGCGGAATCGCGTGGGTCATCGCATACGCCTTGGACTGCACCGACGGGCCTGTGGCAAGATATACCGGCCTCAAATCACCCCGCGGAGACTACCTGGACGGGGTCAACCACCGCGTATCGTATCCGCTGCTGATGTTCTTCATCGGACATTCCGCGTATGCCGCCGGATGCAAGCCGATATTGGGGTTCGGATTCGATCCCGTGGCGTATCTGATCTTGGGCGTCGCCGCCGGGATCTGCATGGTCCTGATCATCGATCTGACCAACATCTACAACCGCCTGATGCCGGAAGAAACCATAGACGGGAACGAGGGGTCCCTCGGAGTGGAAGGGAAAAGGTTCGCCGGCAGGAAAGGCGTCGCCGCGCTTTTCATGCTGAATCCGGTGGCGTTCACCAACATGATCGTTCTGATACCGATCTTCGCCGCCTTGGACCGCCTTGACATTTTCATAATCTTCTATGGCATCATGTATCCCTTGGGAGCCATGGTCAGATACGCGATATACCTGAGAAAGCTGC
- a CDS encoding DUF2029 domain-containing protein yields the protein MRLDGFAGSVRAWTERSKHPLLTVFAIGLIARLIIMAFALIFDSNYWAIIIRNINAGGGLYDIEGYYYTPVCGYILGLVNGLSNAFLDIGEMGVKVPEIALFEQSPNHTISIVTSVVFNYCSKAPLILFDLVASLVAGRLAKELTGDRFRSIAAFSLVWLSLTVMGSSGIIGMPDSIGAAFMVLSLFFLLHKKYLLMGMCFAIAATTKLFPVFLFLPMVFYFFASERGTEKAVPHFLIAAAGGLGILAAIFLPQLMTGDISECFRFITDRTGFSTGSKATSVTSQIEGFTRVICYGAVVVATLFVGLWVYKGDEKDLKERLFTGSFICMTLCMLYPPAPQYVVSLIPLLAIQIAAKDRRFLVPWIIIWISSAIIFASTTPTNLLPLSLATGWPSLEWISDMFAFLDSSGGKYLNLVYVLGFVVQYIGIASIAIIYIRDRLGTRKASPGDAASEDTVI from the coding sequence ATGCGCCTTGATGGGTTCGCAGGATCCGTGCGCGCCTGGACCGAGAGGTCGAAGCATCCTCTCCTCACGGTATTCGCGATAGGGCTGATCGCGCGCCTGATTATCATGGCGTTCGCGCTGATATTCGACTCGAACTATTGGGCGATAATCATCCGCAACATCAACGCCGGCGGAGGCCTGTACGACATCGAAGGATACTATTACACGCCGGTCTGCGGCTACATCCTGGGGCTGGTCAACGGCTTATCGAACGCCTTCCTGGATATCGGCGAGATGGGAGTCAAAGTGCCGGAGATAGCGCTCTTCGAGCAGAGCCCGAACCACACCATATCCATCGTGACGTCTGTCGTGTTCAACTACTGCTCCAAAGCCCCGCTGATACTGTTCGACCTCGTCGCATCGCTGGTCGCCGGCAGGCTGGCGAAGGAACTCACCGGAGACCGCTTCCGCTCGATAGCCGCGTTCTCGCTGGTGTGGCTCAGCCTGACCGTGATGGGATCCTCGGGAATCATCGGGATGCCGGATTCAATAGGGGCGGCTTTCATGGTCTTGTCGCTGTTCTTCCTCCTCCACAAGAAGTATTTGCTGATGGGCATGTGCTTTGCGATCGCCGCGACGACGAAATTGTTCCCCGTGTTCCTGTTCCTGCCGATGGTATTCTACTTCTTCGCGTCTGAGAGAGGGACGGAAAAAGCCGTCCCCCATTTCCTCATAGCGGCAGCGGGCGGATTGGGGATACTGGCGGCTATCTTCCTGCCTCAGCTGATGACGGGAGACATATCCGAGTGCTTCAGATTCATCACCGACCGCACCGGATTCTCGACCGGGTCAAAAGCAACATCTGTGACATCCCAGATCGAGGGCTTCACGCGCGTGATATGCTACGGCGCTGTTGTAGTTGCCACCCTGTTCGTCGGCCTGTGGGTGTACAAAGGAGATGAGAAAGACCTGAAGGAGAGGCTGTTCACCGGCTCTTTCATTTGCATGACGCTCTGCATGCTGTATCCTCCCGCGCCGCAATACGTGGTGTCGCTGATACCCCTGCTGGCGATCCAGATCGCGGCCAAAGACAGGAGGTTCCTCGTGCCATGGATAATAATCTGGATCAGCTCCGCGATAATCTTCGCGTCTACGACGCCTACCAACCTTCTGCCGCTGTCCTTGGCGACCGGATGGCCTTCGTTGGAGTGGATATCTGACATGTTCGCGTTTTTGGACAGCAGCGGAGGCAAGTACCTTAACCTCGTGTACGTGCTCGGCTTCGTCGTCCAGTACATCGGGATCGCGTCCATCGCCATAATCTACATCCGGGACAGGCTGGGGACCAGGAAAGCCTCCCCTGGGGATGCGGCAAGCGAAGATACCGTTATATAA
- a CDS encoding translation elongation factor EF-1beta encodes MGELFAKYEIMPENPDVDMKKVLEKLPSVLPAGVKLQKTGLEEAFFGMMKLTAEFIIDDSDEGVGGKLEAAISEMEGVGEISCVDSTVL; translated from the coding sequence ATGGGAGAGTTGTTCGCCAAATACGAAATCATGCCCGAGAACCCCGATGTCGATATGAAAAAGGTCCTCGAGAAACTCCCCTCCGTACTTCCCGCTGGAGTCAAACTCCAGAAAACCGGTCTCGAAGAGGCTTTCTTCGGTATGATGAAGCTCACCGCCGAATTCATCATCGACGATTCCGACGAGGGAGTCGGAGGAAAGCTCGAAGCCGCCATCAGCGAGATGGAAGGCGTCGGAGAGATTTCCTGCGTCGATTCCACGGTTCTTTGA
- a CDS encoding DUF1610 domain-containing protein, whose protein sequence is MAADKICSSCGKRLIGHGNTFFKCPKCGEYEIGRCDQCRDQGVPYECKKCGFIGP, encoded by the coding sequence ATGGCAGCCGATAAAATATGCTCTTCATGCGGCAAGAGGCTCATCGGCCACGGCAACACCTTCTTCAAGTGCCCCAAATGCGGGGAGTATGAGATCGGAAGGTGCGATCAGTGCCGCGACCAGGGCGTCCCCTACGAATGCAAGAAATGCGGATTCATTGGACCTTGA